Proteins from a genomic interval of Diaminobutyricimonas aerilata:
- a CDS encoding PHP domain-containing protein: MDPLDALTEIAFLLERERSSRYKSKAFRTAGDVLAGLPPEHIADPVRLKHTKGIGDTTYRVIREALEGDVPQYLADLREKSGGAPRSTLRAALKGDLHCHSEWSDGLTPIELMVDSARRLGHEYLALTDHSPRLRVANGLSAERLEQQLEVVAGLGGDGIRLLSGIEVDILDDGALDQTPELLGRLDVVVASVHSKLKMEPREMTRRMIRAVSDPHTDVLGHITGRLVEGSRGTRPGATFDAEAVFAACAEHGVAVEVNSRPERQDPPDELIKLALDAGCLFSIDSDAHAPGQLSLLDYGAERAEANGIPPERIVTTWPVERLLEWTGR; this comes from the coding sequence ATGGATCCGCTCGACGCGCTGACCGAGATAGCCTTCCTGCTCGAACGCGAACGGTCGTCGCGCTACAAGTCGAAGGCGTTCCGCACCGCGGGCGACGTGCTCGCCGGACTCCCGCCCGAGCACATCGCCGATCCCGTGCGACTCAAGCACACCAAGGGCATCGGCGACACGACGTACCGCGTGATCCGGGAGGCCCTCGAGGGCGACGTGCCGCAGTACCTGGCCGATCTGCGGGAGAAGTCCGGCGGGGCTCCCCGCAGCACCCTCCGCGCCGCGCTCAAGGGCGACCTCCACTGCCACAGCGAGTGGTCGGACGGCCTCACCCCGATCGAGCTCATGGTCGACAGCGCGCGCCGACTCGGACACGAGTACCTCGCCTTGACCGACCACTCCCCCCGGCTGAGGGTGGCCAACGGGCTCTCCGCGGAGCGTCTGGAGCAGCAGCTCGAGGTCGTCGCCGGGCTCGGCGGCGACGGCATCCGCCTGCTCTCCGGCATCGAGGTCGACATCCTCGACGACGGCGCCCTCGATCAGACGCCCGAGCTGCTCGGGCGTCTCGACGTCGTTGTCGCGAGCGTGCATTCGAAGCTCAAGATGGAGCCGCGCGAGATGACGAGGCGGATGATCCGCGCCGTCTCCGATCCCCACACCGACGTGCTCGGGCACATCACCGGTCGATTGGTCGAGGGATCGCGCGGCACACGTCCGGGAGCCACGTTCGATGCGGAGGCCGTGTTCGCGGCGTGCGCGGAGCACGGTGTCGCGGTCGAGGTGAATTCGCGACCGGAGCGGCAGGATCCGCCGGACGAGCTCATCAAGCTGGCGCTCGATGCCGGATGCCTGTTCAGCATCGACAGCGACGCGCACGCCCCCGGCCAGTTGAGCCTGCTCGACTACGGCGCCGAGCGCGCCGAGGCGAACGGCATCCCGCCTGAGCGCATCGTGACCACGTGGCCCGTCGAGCGGCTGCTCGAGTGGACGGGACGCTGA